A genomic region of Arachis hypogaea cultivar Tifrunner chromosome 5, arahy.Tifrunner.gnm2.J5K5, whole genome shotgun sequence contains the following coding sequences:
- the LOC112803917 gene encoding uncharacterized protein, translating to MYGDEKKHYMMVRDYGLTLLKANPGSTIQIATIPQPDGTVIFDIMYVCLSGCRDGFKAGCRPLIGLDDAFLKTQFGGQILSAVGQDANHHIYVIAWGLVPAMQEVMPRVHHRFCVWYLWRNFNKNWKDLELRGLLWECARATTFQEFRDTMNKIKRISEDAWAYLNKWPRDSWTKCQFSHKPKLDSICNNACEVFNSKIKEARAKPIITLLEEVRMFVMRTIARNKVKLSNRVGKLPPVIKSILEKVRKESKNWHPIWTGNDGYEKFEVHGYSTNHVVDLGKKLCTCQFWMLTGIPCVHACAALSRVNKSPDDFCHPLVTMESYKATYNHHINPIPGQLLWEVSEFNKPRAPKVKRPPEKLKMKRRMDSDEKHGGGKRSRIDIKNNDNTHLKRQLGKFTCSYCGDKGHTKRGCKKKRLADAAVAAAATVEAATKNSLNKFTRIYFIHI from the exons ATGTATGGTGATGAAAAGAAACACTACATGATGGTGCGAGACTATGGTCTGACATTGCTAAAAGCCAATCCTGGATCAACTATCCAGATTGCAACCATTCCTCAACCAGATGGGACAGTGATATTTGATATAATGTATGTATGTTTAAGTGGTTGTAGGGATGGGTTCAAAGCTGGATGTAGGCCGTTGATTGGGTTAGATGATGCCTTTCTCAAGACTCAATTTGGTGGCCAAATTCTATCCGCGGTTGGGCAGGATGCCAATCATCACATATATGTCATAGCCTGG GGTCTGGTTCCTGCTATGCAGGAGGTGATGCCTAGAGTGCATCACCGATTTTGTGTCTGGTATTTGTGGAGAAACTTCAACAAGAATTGGAAAGACCTGGAATTAAGGGGTTTACTATGGGAATGTGCTCGAGCCACCACATTCCAAGAGTTTAGGGATACTATGAACAAGATCAAACGTATCAGCGAGGATGCTTGGGCATATCTAAACAAGTGGCCAAGAGATTCATGGACTAAGTGCCAATTTAGTCATAAGCCAAAGTTGGACAGCATATGCAACAATGCATGTgaggtgttcaactccaagattaaAGAAGCAAGAGCAAAACCCATCATTACTCTTTTGGAGGAGGTCCGAATGTTTGTCATGAGAaccattgcaagaaacaaggtaAAATTAAGCAATCGTGTTGGGAAACTACCACCAGTAATCAAGAGTATATTGGAGAAAGTGAGGAAGGAATCCAAGAATTGGCACCCCATATGGACAGGAAATGATGGATATGAAAAATTTGAGGTTCATGGATATTCCACAAACCATGTTGTTGATTTGGGAAAAAAATTATGCACATGTCAATTCTGGATGCTAACAG GAATTCCTTGTGTACATGCATGTGCTGCCTTGTCTAGGGTGAATAAGTCCCCAGATGATTTTTGTCATCCATTAGTGACTATGGAATCCTACAAGGCAACATATAACCATCACATAAATCCAATACCTGGACAACTGCTGTGGGAGGTTTCAGAATTTAATAAGCCACGTGCACCAAAGGTTAAGCGGCcaccagaaaaattaaagatgaaaagaaGAATGGATTCGGATGAAAAACATGGAGGAGGCAAGAGATCGAGGATAGATATTAAGAACAACGATAACACTCATTTGAAAAGGCAGCTTGGAAAATTTACTTGCAGTTATTGTGGTGATAAAGGTCACACCAAAAGAGGTTGCAAAAAGAAGAGATTGGCTGATGCAGCAGTAGCTGCTGCTGCTACGGTTGAGGCTGCTACAAAAAACAGTCTAAATAAATTTACTAGGATATATTTCATTCATATATAA
- the LOC112802393 gene encoding uncharacterized protein → MATEAFILKGSSALLISLRAVKSLFMLINAVVMLLLFPFRGRKRGSPVERNSKEDKMMMMKYDDCYHHHHHHHRKGAVVRVPAAKMVPWRSGCGGSSGAAAAMKAALKAVDEGARRELAIKRVMEDNDDKNCVRDYWLLGTKRGDSIFTQSWTPVSVQIRGLVILMHGLNEHSGRYGHFAKQLNASGYKVYAMDWVGHGGSDGLHAYVHSLDYAVSDLKIFIEKVVTENPGLPCFCYGHSTGAAITLKALLDPKVEVCITGAVFTAPAVGVEPSNPLLLVIAPLVSFLLPRYQCRAAYKKGMPVTRDPEALLAKYSDPLVCTGPLRARTGYEIVRITSYLQQNLRRIRVPFIVLHGTADSVTDPGASLRFYEEASSSDKTIKLYEGFVHDLLFEPERDEIIECIIQWLNRRV, encoded by the exons atggCGACAGAGGCATTCATTTTGAAAGGAAGCAGTGCGTTGTTGATATCTCTAAGAGCGGTGAAGAGTCTCTTCATGTTGATCAATGCGGTTGTTATGCTTCTTTTGTTTCCCTTcagaggaaggaaaagaggtTCTCCGGTTGAGAGAAATTCCAAGGAAgacaagatgatgatgatgaagtatGATGATtgctaccaccaccaccatcaccaccaccggaAAGGGGCGGTGGTGAGGGTTCCGGCGGCTAAAATGGTGCCGTGGAGGAGTGGGTGCGGTGGTAGCAGTGGTGCTGCGGCGGCGATGAAGGCAGCGTTGAAGGCGGTGGATGAAGGTGCAAGGAGGGAATTGGCCATAAAGAGAGTAATGGAGGATAATGATGATAAAAATTGTGTTAGGGATTATTGGCTTTTAGGGACAAAAAGAGGTGACAGCATTTTCACACAATCTTGGACCCCAGTTTCTGTTCAGATCAG GGGACTAGTTATTCTGATGCATGGACTTAATGAACACAG TGGCAGATATGGTCATTTTGCAAAGCAGCTGAATGCTAGTGGCTACAAGGTTTATGCCATGGATTGGGTTG GTCATGGTGGAAGTGATGGACTACATGCATATGTTCACTCTCTTGATTATGCAGTTTCCGATTTG AAAATATTTATTGAGAAGGTTGTAACTGAAAATCCGGGTCTACCATGTTTCTGCTATGGACACTCAACAGGTGCAGCCATTACTCTTAAG GCACTACTTGATCCAAAGGTTGAAGTCTGCATCACTGGAGCTGTTTTCACAGCACCTGCTGTTGGGGTTGAGCCTTCTAATCCTCTTTTGTTG GTAATTGCTCCTCTAGTTTCATTTCTGCTGCCAAGATACCAATGTCGTGCTGCATACAAGAAAGGGATGCCGGTAACTCGAGATCCCGAGGCTCTGCTGGCTAAATACTCTGATCCGTTAGTATGCACGGGTCCCCTTAGAGCGAGGACTGGCTACGAGATTGTCCGGATCACAAGCTACTTGCAGCAGAACCTGAGAAGAATAAGAGTTCCGTTCATTGTTCTGCATGGAACTGCTGACTCTGTAACTGACCCTGGTGCTTCTCTGAGGTTTTATGAAGAAGCTTCATCATCTGACAAAACCATAAAGTTATATGAAGGATTTGTGCATGATCTTCTCTTTGAGCCTGAAAGAGATGAAATCATAGAATGTATTATTCAATGGCTGAATAGAAGAGTGTGA